The following proteins are co-located in the Phragmites australis chromosome 10, lpPhrAust1.1, whole genome shotgun sequence genome:
- the LOC133930306 gene encoding protein BOLA4, chloroplastic/mitochondrial, with product MLQMRSAATAAPCSLATLLLRRLSLYSSSPVYSIRHHAPAALSSQSSGTWSPPPLSCSPRARGFSAWASSSGPVGPAESPATKALEAKIKEQLEADAVTVVDTSGDGRHVVIDVVSKVFEGKSAVNRQRMVYKAIWEELQSTVHAVDQMTTKTPAEAAANK from the exons ATGCTGCAGATGAGGTCCGCCGCAACCGCCGCGCCGTGCTCCCTTGCCACGCTTCTGCTCCGACGCCTTTCCTTGTACTCATCCTCTCCCGTGTATTCGATCCGCCACCACGCCCCGGCTGCCCTCTCCTCCCAGTCCTCCGGCACCTGgtcccctcctcctctttcttgcAGCCCCAGGGCCAGGGGCTTCTCGGCCTGGGCCTCTTCTTCGGGGCCGGTGGGGCCCGCCGAATCCCCCGCTACGAAGGCGCTGGAGGCCAAG ATCAAGGAGCAGCTGGAGGCGGACGCGGTCACCGTCGTCGACACCTCTGGGGATGGTCGCCACGTCGT CATAGACGTGGTTTCGAAGGTGTTCGAGGGAAAATCTGCAGTAAATAGGCAGAGAATGGTTTACAAGGCTATATGGGAAGAGCTTCAGAGCACCGTGCATGCCGTGGACCAAATGACTACCAAGACACCTGCTGAAGCTGCTGCGAACAAGTAA